A single region of the Eulemur rufifrons isolate Redbay chromosome 8, OSU_ERuf_1, whole genome shotgun sequence genome encodes:
- the GPR88 gene encoding G protein-coupled receptor 88, which translates to MTNSSSTSTSSTTGGSLLLLCEEEESWAGRRIPVSLLYSGLAIGGTLANGMVIYLVSSFRKLQTTSNAFIVNGCAADLSVCALWMPQEAVLGLLPAGSAEPPGEWDGAGGSYRLLRGGLLGLGLTVSLLSHCLVALNRYLLITRAPATYQALYQRRHTAGMLALSWALALGLVLLLPPWAPRPGAAPPHVHYPALLAAAALLAQTALLLHCYLGIVRRVRVSVKRVSVLNFHLLHQLPGCAAAAAAFPGAPHAPGPGGAAHPAQAQPMPPALHPRRAQRRLSGLSVLLLCCVFLLATQPLVWVSLASGFSLPVPWGVQAASWLLCCALSALNPLLYTWRNEEFRRSVRSVLPGVGDAAAAAVAATAVPAVSQAQLGTRAAGQHW; encoded by the coding sequence ATGACCAACTCCTCCTCCACGTCCACCTCCTCCACCACCGGGGGATCGCTGCTGCTGCTCTGCGAGGAAGAGGAGTCGTGGGCGGGCCGGCGAATCCCCGTGTCCCTCCTGTACTCGGGCCTGGCCATCGGTGGTACGCTGGCCAACGGCATGGTCATCTATCTCGTGTCGTCCTTCCGAAAGCTGCAGACCACCAGCAACGCCTTCATCGTGAACGGCTGTGCCGCCGACCTCAGCGTCTGCGCCCTCTGGATGCCGCAGGAGGCGGTGCTCGGGCTCCTGCCCGCCGGCTCTGCGGAGCCCCCCGGGGAGTGGGACGGCGCCGGGGGCAGCTACCGCCTACTGCGGGGCGGGCTGCTGGGCCTCGGGCTCACTGTGTCCCTCTTGTCCCACTGCCTCGTGGCCCTGAACCGCTACCTGCTCATCACCCGTGCGCCCGCCACCTACCAGGCTCTGTACCAGCGGCGCCACACAGCAGGCATGCTGGCGCTGTCCTGGGCGCTCGCCCTGGGCCTCGTGCTGCTGCTCCCGCCTTGGGCGCCGCGGCCCGGAGCTGCGCCACCGCACGTCCACTACCCGGCGCTGCTGGCCGCCGCGGCGCTGCTGGCACAGACGGCGCTGCTGCTGCACTGCTACCTGGGCATTGTGCGCCGCGTGCGTGTCAGCGTCAAGCGGGTCAGCGTGCTCAACTTCCACCTGCTGCACCAGCTGCCCGGCtgcgccgctgccgccgccgccttcCCGGGCGCCCCGCACGCGCCGGGTCCCGGTGGCGCCGCGCACCCCGCTCAGGCCCAGCCCATGCCGCCCGCGCTGCACCCGCGGCGGGCGCAGCGGCGTCTCAGTGGCCTGTCGGTGCTGCTGCTCTGCTGCGTCTTTCTGCTGGCCACGCAGCCACTGGTGTGGGTGAGCCTGGCTAGCGGCTTCTCGCTGCCGGTGCCCTGGGGCGTGCAGGCGGCCAGCTGGCTCCTGTGCTGCGCCCTGTCCGCGCTCAACCCGCTGCTTTACACGTGGAGGAACGAGGAGTTCCGCCGCTCCGTGCGCTCGGTCCTGCCCGGCGTCGGCGACGCGGCGGCTGCCGCCGTTGCAGCCACGGCTGTGCCCGCCGTGTCTCAGGCGCAGCTGGGCACCCGCGCCGCGGGCCAGCACTGGTAA